The following proteins are encoded in a genomic region of Arcobacter cloacae:
- a CDS encoding anthranilate synthase component I family protein, with product MNFYTKELFLDQFTPVSIYEKIKSLYKDEITFLFESTINSKDGNYSYVIIGDRERIWYENNHCYFKNEKGEIKEVDSNPLIFLKKYYKNFDKELYKNKSSELGIGLIDGFIGNVGYDIGKEFEPKLKKSMNNLVDQLNIPDLDLIRPKIILGFSHKTSKLIVVTSMDEKEKDLEIIEKELLKSYEYTPLKKATILDEGKFNFTKNEFFEMVSKSKEMIKSGDVFQILMSNRFTQKAIVDHLSFYRALRSKNPSPYLFLLEFEKFTIAGSSPEVMIRLIDGHLLLRPIAGTRKRGKTLEKDLEMENELINDTKERAEHLMLVDLGRNDVGRVAKAGTVKVTDLMRIERYSHVMHIVSDVEAIIDDKYDMFDLFMATFTAGTMTGAPKIRAMELIAQFEGIKRNFYSGSIAYFGFDGNMDSAITIRTTLLTEDTVIFQAGAGVVADSKPEDEYLEVTNKLAANIATLKDLS from the coding sequence ATGAATTTTTATACTAAAGAACTTTTTCTAGACCAATTTACACCTGTATCAATTTATGAAAAAATAAAATCATTGTATAAAGATGAAATTACTTTTTTGTTTGAAAGTACTATTAACTCTAAAGATGGAAATTATTCTTATGTAATAATTGGTGATAGAGAAAGAATCTGGTATGAAAACAATCATTGTTATTTCAAAAATGAAAAAGGTGAAATAAAAGAAGTTGATTCTAATCCTTTAATTTTTTTAAAAAAATATTACAAAAATTTTGATAAAGAGTTATACAAAAATAAATCTTCAGAATTAGGAATCGGTTTAATTGATGGTTTCATTGGAAATGTTGGTTATGACATAGGAAAAGAGTTTGAACCAAAACTAAAAAAATCTATGAATAATTTAGTAGATCAATTAAATATTCCTGATTTAGATTTGATACGACCAAAGATAATTCTTGGATTTTCACATAAAACTTCGAAACTTATAGTGGTAACTTCAATGGACGAAAAAGAAAAAGATTTAGAAATAATTGAAAAAGAACTATTAAAAAGTTATGAATACACTCCATTAAAAAAAGCAACTATTTTAGATGAAGGTAAATTTAATTTTACAAAAAATGAGTTCTTTGAAATGGTTTCAAAATCAAAAGAGATGATAAAATCAGGGGATGTTTTTCAGATTTTAATGTCAAATAGATTTACACAAAAAGCTATTGTAGATCACCTTAGTTTCTATAGAGCATTAAGAAGTAAAAATCCAAGTCCTTATCTTTTTTTACTTGAATTTGAAAAATTTACAATAGCTGGAAGTTCTCCTGAAGTTATGATTAGACTAATTGATGGGCATCTTCTTTTAAGACCAATTGCAGGAACAAGAAAAAGAGGTAAAACTTTAGAAAAAGATCTTGAAATGGAAAATGAACTAATCAACGATACAAAAGAGAGAGCGGAACATCTAATGCTTGTTGATTTAGGAAGAAACGATGTTGGACGTGTTGCAAAAGCGGGAACTGTAAAAGTGACTGATTTAATGAGAATTGAAAGATATTCACATGTTATGCATATTGTTTCAGATGTTGAGGCGATTATTGATGATAAATATGATATGTTTGATCTTTTTATGGCTACTTTTACAGCAGGAACTATGACAGGAGCTCCAAAAATCAGGGCTATGGAATTAATTGCACAGTTTGAAGGAATAAAAAGAAATTTCTATTCAGGAAGTATTGCATATTTTGGATTTGATGGAAATATGGATAGTGCAATTACAATAAGAACAACTTTACTTACAGAAGATACTGTAATTTTTCAAGCAGGAGCAGGTGTAGTTGCTGATTCAAAACCAGAAGATGAATATTTAGAAGTTACAAATAAACTTGCAGCTAATATAGCAACATTAAAAGACTTATCATAA
- a CDS encoding pyridoxine 5'-phosphate synthase translates to MLLGVNIDHIAVLREARKINDPNPLDALGICKLSGADQITIHLREDRRHIHDNDAVAIIKYSSLPVNLECSINDEIIDIVCNLKPARVTLVPENRDEVTTEGGLNIKKNFEKLQKVIDKLHENEIEVSLFIDPNQQIIDLSNQLEVEWIELHTGTFANIYAMLHSNLSNTHHSIKELELSKNELKDKLAISIKELENSAKIAKKLGLKVAAGHGLNYQNVTLISRIPEIEELNIGQSIIARSVFTGLSKAIMDMKELIKND, encoded by the coding sequence TTGTTACTTGGTGTAAATATAGATCACATCGCCGTTTTACGAGAAGCTAGAAAAATAAATGACCCAAATCCCCTTGATGCACTTGGAATTTGTAAATTAAGTGGAGCAGATCAAATAACTATTCATTTAAGAGAAGATAGACGTCATATTCATGATAATGATGCAGTTGCAATAATAAAGTACTCTTCTTTACCTGTTAACTTAGAGTGTTCAATAAATGATGAAATTATTGATATTGTTTGTAATTTAAAACCCGCAAGAGTAACTTTAGTTCCTGAAAATAGAGATGAAGTAACCACAGAGGGTGGACTTAATATAAAGAAAAATTTTGAAAAACTTCAAAAAGTTATCGATAAACTACATGAAAATGAAATTGAAGTATCACTTTTTATTGACCCAAATCAACAAATAATCGATTTATCAAATCAACTAGAAGTGGAATGGATAGAGTTACATACAGGAACTTTTGCAAATATTTATGCAATGCTTCATTCAAATCTTTCTAACACACACCATTCAATTAAAGAATTAGAATTAAGTAAAAATGAATTAAAAGATAAATTGGCTATCTCTATAAAAGAGTTAGAAAACTCTGCAAAAATTGCAAAAAAATTAGGTCTAAAAGTTGCCGCTGGTCATGGATTAAACTATCAAAATGTAACTTTAATATCAAGAATTCCTGAAATTGAAGAGTTAAATATTGGTCAAAGTATTATTGCACGTTCAGTTTTTACAGGTCTTAGCAAAGCAATAATGGATATGAAAGAACTTATTAAAAATGATTGA
- the pyrH gene encoding UMP kinase, translating to MNKRVLVKFSGEALAGAEGYGIDTQILDYIAEEIKSLVENGIEVGIVIGGGNIIRGVTAAADGVIKRTSADYMGMLGTVINGVAMQEALEYKGLSARLQTAIKMEQIAEPFIVRKAMRHLEKGRVVIFGAGTGNPYFTTDTGATLRATEIGASMLIKATKVDGVYDKDPMKYPDAKKLDTLSYDRALEDHIKVMDDTAIALAKDNKLPIVVANMNEKGNLLKIVKGDYSKCSIVK from the coding sequence ATGAATAAAAGAGTACTTGTTAAATTTTCTGGTGAAGCACTAGCTGGTGCAGAAGGTTATGGAATTGATACTCAAATACTAGATTATATAGCTGAAGAGATAAAAAGTCTAGTAGAAAATGGTATTGAAGTTGGTATCGTAATTGGCGGTGGAAATATAATTAGAGGTGTAACCGCAGCAGCTGATGGTGTCATAAAAAGAACAAGTGCTGATTATATGGGAATGTTAGGAACTGTAATAAATGGAGTTGCTATGCAAGAGGCCCTAGAATATAAAGGTTTAAGTGCAAGACTTCAAACAGCTATTAAAATGGAACAAATCGCTGAACCATTTATTGTTAGAAAAGCAATGAGACATCTAGAAAAAGGAAGAGTTGTAATATTTGGAGCAGGAACAGGTAATCCATATTTTACAACAGATACAGGAGCAACTCTAAGAGCTACGGAAATTGGTGCTTCTATGCTTATAAAAGCTACAAAAGTAGATGGGGTTTATGATAAAGATCCTATGAAATACCCTGATGCTAAAAAATTAGATACTTTATCTTATGATAGAGCCTTAGAAGACCATATAAAAGTAATGGATGATACTGCAATTGCACTAGCAAAAGATAATAAACTTCCAATAGTTGTTGCAAATATGAATGAAAAAGGAAACTTACTAAAGATCGTAAAAGGTGATTATAGTAAGTGCTCAATAGTTAAATAA
- the pdxA gene encoding 4-hydroxythreonine-4-phosphate dehydrogenase: MIENKKPKIAISIGDLNGIGIEIALKCHEEISSICQPIYCINNKMLKRACSELKIEIPNDFEIFKTKGEFEIKAGVVSKKSGKYSYDSFLDAINLANKKEVEAICTLPINKEAWNKADIKYKGHTEVLRDYFGKNAIMMLGCSSMFVALFTEHIPLKKVAKKIVEEDLTQFLIDFYNNVKTDNIAVLGLNPHASDNGVLGDEEIEIFKAIKKANKFLNKNIFNGPLVPDTAFSPNSRKNYKYFVAMYHDQGLAPLKALYFDESVNVSLNLPIIRTSVDHGTAFNIAYKNENVNTQSYINAIKEAINLIHIKK, from the coding sequence ATGATTGAAAATAAAAAACCAAAAATTGCTATTAGCATTGGAGATTTAAATGGTATAGGTATTGAAATTGCTTTAAAATGCCATGAAGAAATCTCTTCTATTTGTCAACCAATATATTGTATAAATAATAAAATGCTAAAAAGAGCCTGCAGTGAACTAAAAATTGAAATTCCTAATGATTTTGAAATATTTAAAACTAAAGGTGAATTTGAAATCAAAGCAGGAGTTGTTTCTAAAAAATCAGGAAAATACTCTTATGATTCATTTTTAGACGCGATTAATTTAGCAAATAAAAAAGAAGTTGAAGCAATTTGTACACTTCCTATAAATAAAGAAGCTTGGAATAAAGCAGATATAAAATATAAAGGTCATACTGAAGTATTAAGAGATTACTTTGGTAAAAATGCAATTATGATGCTTGGCTGTTCTTCGATGTTTGTGGCCTTATTCACAGAGCATATTCCTTTAAAAAAAGTAGCTAAAAAAATTGTAGAAGAAGATTTAACACAATTTTTAATAGATTTTTATAATAATGTAAAAACTGATAATATAGCTGTTCTTGGATTAAATCCCCATGCAAGTGACAATGGAGTTTTAGGAGATGAAGAGATAGAAATTTTTAAAGCAATTAAAAAAGCAAATAAATTTTTAAACAAAAATATTTTCAACGGTCCATTAGTTCCTGACACTGCTTTTTCACCAAATTCAAGAAAAAATTACAAATATTTTGTTGCAATGTATCATGATCAAGGTTTAGCACCATTAAAAGCTTTATATTTTGATGAAAGTGTAAATGTAAGTTTGAATCTTCCAATTATTAGAACTTCAGTTGACCATGGAACTGCTTTTAATATTGCTTACAAAAATGAAAATGTAAATACTCAAAGTTATATAAACGCTATAAAAGAAGCAATTAATTTAATTCATATTAAAAAATGA
- a CDS encoding DNA-directed RNA polymerase subunit omega, with protein sequence MMRLEERISKALKQVDNDRYILAIAVGQRADELSKGAKPLLELNTQKMKYTDIAIDEIAAGLLKIEGFVDKK encoded by the coding sequence ATGATGAGATTAGAAGAAAGAATTTCAAAAGCATTAAAACAAGTTGATAATGATAGATATATACTAGCAATTGCAGTTGGACAAAGAGCAGACGAATTAAGTAAAGGAGCAAAACCTTTATTGGAATTAAATACTCAAAAAATGAAATATACTGATATTGCAATTGATGAAATTGCAGCAGGTCTTTTAAAAATTGAAGGATTTGTAGATAAAAAATAA
- a CDS encoding SPOR domain-containing protein — MQIKGEEFIRKVQIQQEREELERKLSELEDVDLSINNININHNNESVRFNGAPQFEPNEHELDNIMLNSSGYNNDENKKKYLILGIVLVVLFLLTIIIIRLLTNDPSKEDSFTANSANSSEIKKLSENNNIEENFQKIINERVKKDSNEPMIPENALSTEQRLQALQQVNNEGTQEREIIQEEEPANISNETIDETIRKIEEKKTVQKEQVKQPVEKKTPVVKETVEKKVETKKSVRDLVDNSSSEMVNGFFIQVGAFTRKPSDSYINTIRNAKFKYKIYQEEVKGTVYNKVLIGPYSTRAAAAENIEDVKQKLDLSSAFIVKF; from the coding sequence ATGCAAATAAAAGGTGAAGAGTTCATTAGAAAAGTTCAGATTCAACAAGAAAGAGAAGAGTTAGAAAGAAAACTTAGTGAACTCGAAGATGTTGATTTATCGATTAATAATATCAATATTAATCATAATAATGAATCTGTAAGATTTAATGGTGCACCTCAATTTGAACCAAATGAACATGAACTTGATAATATTATGCTTAATTCTAGTGGTTATAATAATGATGAAAACAAGAAAAAATATCTAATATTAGGTATTGTTCTTGTTGTTCTGTTTTTACTAACTATTATAATTATTAGACTATTAACAAATGATCCTAGTAAAGAAGATTCATTTACTGCAAATAGTGCCAATTCATCAGAAATAAAAAAATTATCGGAAAATAATAATATTGAAGAAAATTTCCAAAAAATTATAAATGAAAGAGTAAAAAAAGACTCTAATGAACCAATGATTCCTGAAAATGCCCTTTCAACTGAACAAAGGTTACAAGCATTACAGCAAGTGAACAACGAAGGAACTCAGGAACGTGAAATTATTCAAGAAGAAGAACCAGCTAATATTTCAAATGAAACTATAGATGAGACAATAAGAAAAATAGAAGAGAAAAAAACTGTACAAAAAGAACAAGTAAAACAACCGGTTGAAAAGAAAACACCTGTTGTAAAAGAGACTGTAGAAAAAAAAGTTGAAACTAAAAAGAGTGTTAGAGACTTAGTAGATAATTCATCTTCAGAAATGGTAAATGGTTTTTTTATTCAAGTTGGTGCATTTACTAGAAAACCATCAGATAGTTATATAAATACAATTAGAAATGCAAAATTTAAATATAAAATTTATCAAGAAGAAGTTAAAGGAACTGTATATAATAAAGTACTTATTGGTCCATATTCAACAAGAGCAGCTGCTGCTGAAAATATAGAAGATGTAAAACAAAAATTAGATTTATCTAGTGCATTTATTGTTAAATTTTAA
- a CDS encoding RelA/SpoT family protein has translation MEQFFKEIQSINAIEEAISKLKTQIEISPKLYEIINFIIEAHEGQFRKSGEPYCVHPVLVAAITAHFSKDEAVIATALLHDVVEDTEYTLDFVREKWGNDIAIMVDGLTKIVEIREHEFVTASDATDSKIISSALTFRKMLIASIDDVRVLVVKLCDRLHNMLTLSVLPANKQKRIAEETLVVYVPIANRLGISTLKNALEDLAFFYIYPNEYKKIDNFLKEQEHAMQLTFNNFISTTKNLLEKNGYDLSKIKIYSRIKHHYSIYLKMQRKGISIDEVLDLFAIRILVENDIDCYKVLGFIHLEYKPLISRFKDYVATPKENGYQTIHTTVFYNSKIYEIQIRSFEMNKIAEYGIAAHWMYKSGVKNTTNLNWLKSLEFSNENIEEFYQETKDNLYTQEIIVYSPKGEVFTLPVGSTAYDFAFAVHSNVGKKAVACYINKIKKPLLTVLKSTDIVSIETGDDIIVRCSWIDMVQTSRAKKQIKFLCTHRQREIDEMSGKNILNTVFSRYYEDVTKIYPVESLYKVPLILDFFKNSKQVIEKNIIQDKGLMTRFKILTSKIKEFKFDNMLIYSNFSITSVSFDHCCHPKFGDDIVAFRNNNEAIIHHKMCDKAYNKIKNNHQMLFCKWTKNSVYQYKMVISIPNTRGELAKVLTYMAENEFYILGVDFGRQKHSYIQYCDIEFEANKSNIDEVKKIIEKKVKVIEFFSKKDAYNK, from the coding sequence ATGGAACAATTTTTTAAAGAAATTCAAAGCATAAATGCTATTGAAGAAGCTATTAGTAAATTAAAAACTCAAATTGAGATTTCTCCTAAGTTATATGAAATAATTAATTTCATAATAGAAGCACATGAAGGACAATTTAGAAAAAGTGGTGAGCCATACTGTGTTCATCCTGTTTTAGTTGCTGCAATTACAGCTCATTTTTCAAAAGATGAAGCAGTAATTGCTACTGCCTTACTCCATGATGTTGTAGAAGATACAGAATATACCCTTGATTTTGTAAGAGAAAAATGGGGAAATGATATTGCCATAATGGTAGATGGACTTACTAAAATTGTTGAAATAAGAGAACACGAATTTGTTACTGCAAGTGATGCAACAGATTCTAAAATAATTTCATCTGCACTTACTTTTAGAAAAATGCTTATAGCTTCTATAGATGATGTAAGAGTTTTAGTAGTTAAACTCTGTGATAGACTTCATAATATGCTAACACTTAGTGTGTTACCAGCTAATAAACAAAAAAGAATTGCCGAAGAGACTTTGGTTGTTTATGTTCCAATTGCAAATAGATTAGGAATCTCTACTTTAAAAAATGCCCTAGAAGATTTAGCATTTTTTTACATCTATCCAAATGAATACAAAAAAATTGATAACTTTTTAAAAGAGCAAGAACATGCAATGCAACTTACTTTTAATAATTTTATCTCAACTACAAAAAATCTATTAGAAAAAAATGGATATGATTTAAGTAAAATTAAAATATATTCAAGAATAAAACACCACTATTCAATATACTTAAAAATGCAAAGAAAAGGTATTTCAATAGATGAAGTTTTAGATCTTTTTGCTATTAGAATTTTAGTTGAAAATGATATTGATTGTTATAAAGTTTTAGGATTTATTCATTTAGAATATAAACCTTTAATTTCAAGATTTAAAGATTATGTTGCAACCCCTAAAGAGAATGGTTATCAAACAATACATACCACTGTTTTTTATAATTCAAAGATTTATGAAATTCAAATTCGTTCTTTTGAAATGAATAAAATAGCAGAATATGGAATAGCTGCCCATTGGATGTATAAATCAGGTGTTAAAAATACAACGAATCTAAATTGGCTGAAATCTTTAGAATTTTCAAATGAAAATATAGAAGAATTTTATCAAGAAACAAAAGATAATTTATATACTCAAGAAATTATAGTCTACTCTCCAAAAGGCGAAGTTTTTACTCTTCCTGTTGGCTCAACTGCTTATGATTTTGCTTTTGCTGTACACTCAAATGTAGGTAAAAAAGCTGTTGCTTGTTATATAAATAAAATAAAAAAACCTCTTTTAACTGTGCTTAAAAGTACAGATATTGTTTCTATTGAAACAGGAGATGATATAATTGTTAGATGTTCTTGGATTGATATGGTTCAAACATCAAGAGCTAAAAAACAAATTAAGTTTTTGTGTACACATAGACAAAGAGAAATAGATGAAATGTCTGGTAAAAATATCTTAAATACGGTATTTTCTAGATATTATGAAGACGTTACAAAAATATATCCTGTTGAATCCCTTTATAAAGTTCCTTTAATATTGGATTTTTTCAAAAACTCTAAACAAGTTATTGAAAAAAATATCATACAAGATAAAGGATTGATGACTAGATTTAAAATATTAACTAGTAAAATAAAAGAGTTTAAATTTGATAATATGTTAATATATTCAAATTTCAGTATAACTTCTGTATCATTTGACCATTGCTGTCATCCAAAGTTTGGAGATGATATTGTAGCTTTTAGAAATAATAATGAAGCTATTATTCATCATAAAATGTGTGATAAAGCCTATAATAAAATTAAAAATAATCATCAAATGCTTTTTTGTAAATGGACAAAGAATAGTGTTTACCAATATAAAATGGTAATAAGTATTCCAAATACAAGAGGAGAATTAGCCAAAGTACTTACATATATGGCTGAAAATGAGTTTTATATTTTAGGTGTAGATTTTGGAAGACAAAAACACTCTTACATACAATATTGTGATATAGAGTTTGAAGCAAATAAATCAAATATTGATGAAGTAAAAAAAATAATTGAAAAAAAAGTAAAAGTTATAGAATTCTTCTCAAAAAAAGATGCATATAACAAATAA
- a CDS encoding serine hydroxymethyltransferase — translation MSFITNANLKEADNEVFSIIENELKRQTNHLEMIASENFTSPAVMQAMGSVFTNKYAEGYPYKRYYGGCEQADAVEQLAIDRACKIFGCTYANVQPHSGSQANGAVYAALLNAGDKILGMDLSHGGHLTHGSKPSFSGKNYSAFYYGVELDGRINYDKVLEIAKIAQPKIIVCGASAYAREIDFSKFREIADAVGAILFADIAHIAGLVAAGEHMSPFPYADVVTTTTHKTLRGPRGGMIMTNDEEIAKKINSAIFPGLQGGPLVHVIAAKAVAFKEILAPEWKDYAKQVKANAKVLAEVLMKRGYDIVSNGTDNHLVLVSFLNKPFSGKDADAALGNAGITVNKNTVPGETRSPFVTSGIRIGSPALTARGMKEKEFEIIANKICDVLDNIEDTTLHAKINKELEELASNFVIYNQSTF, via the coding sequence ATGAGTTTTATAACAAATGCGAATTTAAAAGAAGCGGATAATGAAGTATTTTCAATAATAGAAAATGAATTAAAAAGACAAACTAATCATCTTGAAATGATTGCTAGTGAAAACTTCACTAGTCCTGCTGTTATGCAAGCTATGGGTTCTGTTTTTACCAACAAATATGCTGAGGGTTATCCTTACAAAAGATATTATGGTGGTTGTGAGCAAGCTGATGCTGTTGAGCAATTAGCAATTGACAGAGCTTGTAAAATCTTTGGTTGTACTTATGCTAATGTTCAACCTCATTCGGGAAGCCAAGCTAATGGTGCTGTTTATGCTGCATTATTAAATGCTGGTGATAAAATCTTAGGTATGGATTTATCTCATGGTGGACATTTAACTCATGGTTCTAAACCATCATTTTCTGGTAAAAACTATTCTGCATTTTATTATGGTGTTGAATTAGATGGAAGAATCAATTATGATAAAGTTTTAGAAATTGCAAAAATAGCTCAACCAAAAATCATTGTTTGTGGAGCAAGTGCTTATGCTAGAGAGATTGATTTTTCTAAATTTAGAGAAATAGCTGATGCTGTTGGTGCTATTTTATTTGCTGATATTGCTCACATTGCTGGTCTTGTTGCTGCTGGTGAACATATGTCACCATTCCCATATGCTGATGTTGTTACAACTACTACTCATAAGACTTTAAGAGGTCCAAGAGGTGGTATGATTATGACAAATGATGAAGAGATTGCTAAAAAAATCAATAGTGCAATTTTCCCAGGACTTCAAGGTGGACCACTTGTTCATGTAATTGCTGCAAAAGCAGTAGCATTTAAAGAGATATTAGCTCCAGAATGGAAAGATTATGCAAAACAAGTAAAAGCAAATGCAAAAGTATTAGCTGAAGTACTAATGAAAAGAGGATATGATATTGTTTCAAATGGAACAGATAATCACTTAGTATTAGTAAGTTTTTTAAATAAACCATTTTCAGGGAAAGATGCAGATGCAGCTTTAGGAAATGCTGGAATTACAGTAAATAAAAATACAGTACCAGGAGAGACAAGAAGTCCATTTGTTACTTCAGGAATTAGAATAGGAAGCCCAGCATTAACTGCAAGGGGAATGAAAGAAAAAGAGTTTGAAATAATAGCAAACAAAATTTGTGATGTATTAGATAATATTGAAGATACAACTTTACATGCTAAAATCAACAAAGAATTAGAAGAACTTGCTTCAAACTTTGTGATTTACAATCAATCGACTTTTTAG
- a CDS encoding ATP-binding protein: MKILEACYEINFSKINFIERKQKIEKSKTIISGPPKTGKSYLIYDYLSNYKTKDYLYIDFFDLRNNIEEIFVDLQKFIKMNEITILVLENFEFQFEIPICETIIISTFYPQKIRGFENIILNALDFEEYLLHDNKHQNITQSFNSFLKFGNLPELINIDEHKKIQRLQEIIKLSCLDETYYEILKSLIENIDEKKSLFQIFNSLKSRIKISKDKFYEICKKLETNKIIHFISKYNQEKSQKKIFTYNHSFFNAISHSKKFKNEFSNMIFLELQNRYDEIYYLDNIDFYIKSKNMAVIAIPFFNSFLTANLMKKIIKISHEFNINEISIISISNSEKINDSKIKINVIPFYEWALS, from the coding sequence ATGAAAATATTAGAAGCTTGCTATGAAATTAATTTTTCAAAAATTAATTTTATAGAACGAAAACAAAAAATTGAAAAATCAAAAACTATAATAAGTGGTCCTCCAAAAACAGGAAAAAGTTACTTAATCTATGATTATTTATCAAACTATAAAACTAAAGATTATTTATATATAGATTTTTTTGATTTAAGAAATAATATAGAAGAAATTTTTGTAGATTTACAAAAATTTATAAAAATGAATGAAATTACTATTTTAGTTTTAGAAAATTTTGAGTTCCAATTTGAAATTCCAATTTGTGAAACTATTATTATTTCTACTTTTTATCCTCAAAAAATCAGAGGCTTTGAAAATATAATATTAAATGCTTTAGATTTTGAAGAGTATCTACTTCATGATAATAAACATCAAAATATAACTCAAAGTTTTAACAGTTTTTTAAAATTTGGAAATTTACCTGAATTGATAAATATTGATGAGCATAAAAAAATACAAAGATTACAAGAAATAATAAAACTCTCTTGTTTAGATGAAACTTATTATGAAATTTTAAAAAGCCTAATTGAAAATATTGATGAGAAAAAATCACTTTTTCAAATATTTAATTCATTGAAATCAAGAATTAAGATTTCAAAAGATAAATTTTATGAAATTTGCAAAAAACTAGAAACCAATAAAATAATACATTTTATATCAAAATATAATCAAGAAAAATCTCAAAAAAAAATTTTCACATATAATCACTCATTTTTTAATGCTATATCTCACTCTAAAAAATTTAAAAACGAATTTTCAAACATGATTTTTTTAGAATTACAAAACAGATATGATGAAATTTATTATTTAGATAATATAGATTTTTATATTAAATCCAAAAATATGGCTGTAATTGCTATTCCATTTTTTAATAGTTTTTTAACTGCAAATTTAATGAAAAAAATTATTAAAATTTCCCATGAATTTAATATAAATGAAATAAGTATAATAAGTATCTCAAATAGTGAAAAAATCAATGACTCAAAAATAAAAATAAATGTAATTCCTTTTTATGAATGGGCTTTAAGCTAA